In Ovis aries strain OAR_USU_Benz2616 breed Rambouillet chromosome 14, ARS-UI_Ramb_v3.0, whole genome shotgun sequence, a single genomic region encodes these proteins:
- the PPP2R1A gene encoding serine/threonine-protein phosphatase 2A 65 kDa regulatory subunit A alpha isoform encodes MAAADGDDSLYPIAVLIDELRNEDVQLRLNSIKKLSTIALALGVERTRSELLPFLTDTIYDEDEVLLALAEQLGTFTTLVGGPEYVHCLLPPLESLATVEETVVRDKAVESLRAISHEHSPSDLEAHFVPLVKRLAGGDWFTSRTSACGLFSVCYPRVSSAVKAELRQYFRNLCSDDTPMVRRAAASKLGEFAKVLELDNVKSEIIPMFSNLASDEQDSVRLLAVEACVNIAQLLPQEDLEALVMPTLRQAAEDKSWRVRYMVADKFTELQKAVGPEITKTDLVPAFQNLMKDCEAEVRAAASHKVKEFCENLSADCRENVIMTQILPCIKELVSDANQHVKSALASVIMGLSPILGKDSTIEHLLPLFLAQLKDECPEVRLNIISNLDCVNEVIGIRQLSQSLLPAIVELAEDAKWRVRLAIIEYMPLLAGQLGVEFFDEKLNSLCMAWLVDHVYAIREAATSNLKKLVEKFGKEWAHATIIPKVLAMSGDPNYLHRMTTLFCINVLSEVCGQDITTKHMLPTVLRMAGDPVANVRFNVAKSLQKIGPILDNSTLQSEVKPVLEKLTQDQDVDVKYFAQEALTVLSLA; translated from the exons ATGGCGGCGGCCGATGGCGACGACTCGCTCTACCCCATCGCGGTGCTCATAGACGAGCTCCGCAACGAGGATGTTCAG CTTCGCCTTAACAGCATCAAGAAGCTGTCCACCATTGCCTTGGCCCTCGGGGTTGAAAGGACCCGCAGTGAGCTTCTGCCCTTCCTTACAG ATACCATCTATGATGAGGATGAGGTCCTCTTGGCCCTGGCGGAGCAGCTGGGCACCTTCACCACTCTGGTCGGAGGCCCCGAGTATGTGCACTGCCTGCTG CCGCCCTTGGAGTCGCTGGCCACGGTGGAGGAGACGGTGGTGCGGGATAAGGCAGTGGAGTCCCTGCGGGCCATCTCGCACGAGCACTCCCCCTCCGACCTCGAGGCCCACTTTGTGCCCCTGGTGAAGCGGCTGGCGGGCGGCGACTGGTTCACCTCCCGCACCTCAGCCTGCGGCCTCTTCTCCGTCTGCTACCCCCGCGTGTCCAGTGCCGTCAAGGCGGAGCTTCGACA GTACTTCCGGAACCTGTGCTCAGATGACACCCCCATGGTGCGGCGGGCCGCAGCCTCTAAGCTGGGGGAGTTCGCCAAGGTGCTGGAGCTGGACAACGTCAAGAGCGAGATCATCCCCATGTTCTCCAACCTGGCCTCTGACGAGCAG gaCTCGGTGCGGCTGCTAGCGGTGGAGGCGTGCGTGAACATCGCCCAGCTCCTGCCCCAGGAGGACCTGGAGGCCCTGGTGATGCCCACCCTGCGCCAGGCTGCTGAGGACAAGTCCTGGCGCGTCCGTTACATGGTGGCCGACAAGTTCACGGAG CTCCAGAAAGCGGTGGGGCCTGAGATCACCAAGACGGACCTGGTCCCTGCCTTCCAGAACCTGATGAAAGACTGTGAGGCCGAGGTGAGGGCCGCCGCCTCCCACAAGGTCAAAG AATTCTGTGAAAATCTCTCCGCCGACTGTCGGGAGAATGTGATCATGACCCAGATCTTGCCCTGCATCAAG GAGCTGGTGTCTGACGCCAACCAGCACGTCAAGTCGGCGCTGGCCTCCGTCATCATGGGCCTGTCCCCGATCCTGGGCAAAGACAGCACCATCGAGCACCTCCTGCCCCTCTTCCTGGCCCAGCTGAAGGACGAG TGCCCGGAGGTGCGGCTGAACATCATCTCTAACCTGGACTGCGTGAACGAGGTGATCGGCATCCGGCAGCTGTCGCAGTCCCTGCTCCCTGCCATCGTGGAGCTGGCGGAGGATGCCAAGTGGCGGGTGCGGCTGGCCATCATCGAGTATATGCCTCTGCTGGCGGGACAGCTG GGGGTGGAGTTCTTTGATGAGAAACTCAACTCCTTGTGCATGGCCTGGCTTGTGGATCATG tCTATGCCATCCGCGAGGCGGCCACCAGCAACCTGAAGAAGCTGGTGGAGAAGTTCGGGAAGGAGTGGGCCCACGCAACTATCATCCCCAAGGTCTTGGCCATGTCTGGGGACCCCAACTACCTGCACCGCATGACCACACTCTTCTGTATCAAT GTGCTGTCCGAGGTCTGCGGGCAGGACATCACCACCAAGCACATGTTGCCCACCGTGCTGCGCATGGCCGGGGACCCTGTCGCCAATGTCCGCTTCAACGTGGCCAAGTCCCTGCAGAAGATCGGGCCCATCCTGGACAACAG CACGCTGCAGAGTGAGGTCAAGCCCGTCCTCGAGAAGCTGACCCAGGACCAGGACGTGGACGTCAAGTACTTTGCCCAGGAGGCTCTGACTG TTCTGTCTCTTGCCTGA